From the Streptomyces sp. Tu 2975 genome, one window contains:
- a CDS encoding HAD family hydrolase, with amino-acid sequence MTAHPSPTALSERRSAPPLCLVASDLDRTLIYSNAALGLGMPDAVAPRLLCVEVHEHKPLSYMTERAAGLLTKLAQDTVFVPTTTRTRKQYQRISLPGLPPKYAICANGGHLLVDGISDRDWREAVAARLAAECAPLDEIRAHLNRTADPAWLRKERVAEDLFAYLVVERQLLPDDWVRELGVWAEARGWTVSLQGRKIYAVPKPLTKSAAVREVARRTGAGLTLAAGDSLLDADLLLAADRAWRPGHGELAEAGWEAEHVVALPQMGVAAGEEILRLLRQEARRFRREGQGIDSVVIPPPPGGVGSAPA; translated from the coding sequence GTGACTGCTCACCCGTCTCCCACCGCCCTTTCGGAGAGGCGCTCCGCGCCGCCGCTCTGTCTCGTCGCCAGCGACCTCGACCGCACCCTCATCTACTCGAACGCGGCGCTCGGCCTCGGCATGCCCGACGCGGTCGCACCCCGGCTCCTCTGCGTCGAGGTGCACGAGCACAAGCCCCTGTCGTACATGACGGAGCGGGCGGCGGGACTGCTCACCAAGCTCGCCCAGGACACCGTCTTCGTACCGACGACGACCCGCACCCGCAAGCAGTACCAGCGCATCAGCCTGCCCGGGCTGCCGCCCAAGTACGCGATCTGCGCCAACGGCGGGCATCTGCTGGTCGACGGCATCAGCGACCGTGACTGGCGTGAGGCGGTCGCCGCCCGGCTCGCCGCCGAGTGCGCACCCCTCGACGAGATCCGGGCCCATCTGAACAGGACCGCGGACCCGGCCTGGCTGCGCAAGGAACGCGTCGCGGAGGACCTGTTCGCGTATCTCGTCGTCGAGCGGCAACTGCTGCCCGACGACTGGGTCAGGGAACTCGGCGTGTGGGCGGAGGCCCGCGGCTGGACCGTCTCCCTCCAGGGACGCAAGATCTACGCCGTCCCCAAGCCGCTCACCAAGAGCGCCGCCGTGCGCGAGGTCGCCCGCCGTACCGGAGCCGGGCTGACGCTCGCCGCGGGCGACTCCCTCCTCGACGCCGACCTGCTGCTCGCCGCCGACCGCGCCTGGCGGCCCGGACACGGTGAGCTAGCCGAGGCGGGCTGGGAGGCCGAACACGTCGTCGCGCTGCCGCAGATGGGCGTCGCGGCGGGTGAGGAGATCCTGCGGCTGCTGCGGCAGGAGGCACGCCGGTTCCGCCGCGAAGGGCAGGGCATCGACTCCGTCGTGATCCCGCCTCCGCCCGGCGGTGTCGGCTCGGCCCCGGCGTGA
- a CDS encoding DedA family protein, whose translation MSSGIESSAPGWVNSLMETLGAPGAGIAIALENLFPPLPSEVILPLAGFAASSGQMGLVAVLLWTTAGSVVGALALYGIGALLGRDRTVAIAARLPLLKVADIERTEAWFARHGAKAVFFGRMIPVFRSLISVPAGVERMSLPLFLTLTTLGSAIWNTVFVLAGHTLGERWEDVTGYVSAYSKVVLAAAVVAVLLFAAVRLLRPGAGSRRG comes from the coding sequence ATGAGCAGCGGCATCGAAAGCAGCGCACCGGGCTGGGTCAACAGCCTGATGGAAACCCTCGGCGCACCGGGGGCGGGCATCGCCATCGCCTTGGAGAACCTGTTCCCGCCCTTGCCCAGCGAGGTGATCCTGCCGCTGGCGGGTTTCGCCGCGAGCAGCGGACAGATGGGGCTCGTCGCCGTCCTGCTGTGGACGACGGCCGGGTCCGTGGTCGGCGCTCTTGCGCTGTACGGGATCGGGGCGCTGCTGGGGCGGGACCGTACGGTGGCGATCGCTGCCCGGCTGCCCCTGCTGAAGGTCGCGGACATCGAGCGTACGGAGGCGTGGTTCGCCCGGCACGGGGCGAAGGCGGTGTTCTTCGGGCGGATGATCCCGGTCTTCCGCTCCCTCATCTCCGTGCCGGCCGGTGTGGAGCGGATGTCGCTGCCCCTGTTCCTGACGCTCACCACGCTGGGCAGCGCGATCTGGAACACGGTGTTCGTCCTCGCCGGTCACACGCTCGGCGAGAGGTGGGAGGACGTGACCGGCTACGTCTCCGCGTACTCGAAGGTGGTGCTGGCGGCCGCCGTGGTGGCCGTCCTGCTCTTCGCGGCCGTGCGGCTGCTCAGGCCCGGCGCGGGATCACGCCGGGGCTGA
- a CDS encoding DUF4383 domain-containing protein produces the protein MAAHVLRSRSVGRGRRRIALDEHLPVDHRLSRFYRVGAGLMGLVLVAFGILGLIDRIGFFDTRGDTIGGLNTNGALSVLSIAVGLLLFVSMVIGGNFASTVNMVLGILFILSGFVNLALLDRSFNPLAFRMQNVLFSFVVGILLMFFGMYGRVSGRLPHDNPYWRARHPDQAEHEQRASRRRAELAAMQPLAPRPPVPGTAAGRTPGARPTTGRRLFSRKPLARR, from the coding sequence ATGGCCGCACACGTACTGCGTTCGAGGAGCGTGGGACGGGGCAGGCGCCGCATCGCGCTGGACGAGCATCTGCCTGTCGATCACCGCCTCAGCCGCTTCTACCGGGTGGGGGCCGGGCTGATGGGCCTGGTCCTGGTCGCGTTCGGGATCCTCGGGCTCATCGACCGGATCGGCTTCTTCGACACCCGCGGCGACACCATCGGCGGCCTGAACACCAACGGCGCGCTGAGCGTCCTGTCGATCGCCGTCGGGCTGCTGCTCTTCGTCAGCATGGTGATCGGCGGCAACTTCGCCTCGACGGTGAACATGGTCCTCGGCATCCTGTTCATCCTCAGCGGCTTCGTGAACCTGGCCCTGCTCGACCGGAGTTTCAATCCCCTCGCGTTCCGCATGCAGAACGTGTTGTTCAGCTTCGTGGTCGGCATACTGCTGATGTTCTTCGGCATGTACGGGCGGGTCAGCGGGAGGTTGCCGCACGACAATCCGTACTGGCGGGCCCGCCACCCCGATCAGGCCGAGCACGAGCAGCGCGCGAGCCGCCGCCGGGCGGAGCTCGCCGCCATGCAGCCCTTGGCGCCCCGGCCGCCGGTCCCTGGTACGGCCGCCGGCCGTACCCCGGGCGCCCGTCCGACGACCGGTCGCCGCCTGTTCTCCCGCAAGCCGCTCGCACGCCGCTAG
- a CDS encoding site-specific integrase, producing the protein MANTKGKRRRFGAVRRLPSGRFQARYQGPDGLLRSAPETFPSQTDADRWLVRKEAEILDGRWKNPDDKVLFGVYADAWFKERDYAATTRERNGSALRLHILPTFANVVLSEITTPQIRRWRAGLLESGVGEPTVAKAYQILRAIMNTAVDDEVIQRNPCRIKGAGAAKTAERPFLKVSEVFQLAEAVPSRFRVLILLAAFTGLRFGELAALQRHDVDLERRTVAVRRALAETRTDGILLKTPKSAAGVRTVAFPASLTADLAAHLDAYAEPGRTGLVFTGARGGQLRRNNFRRLWLRALETTGLGDVHFHDLRHTGNTLAATGGATTRELMQRMGHSSVRAALIYQHLVNGRDHAIAAHVDEQIRKVRPTESDEESGT; encoded by the coding sequence ATGGCGAACACCAAGGGGAAGCGTCGCCGCTTCGGTGCGGTGCGCAGGCTGCCCTCGGGGCGCTTTCAGGCTCGCTACCAGGGTCCGGACGGGCTGCTTCGATCGGCGCCCGAAACGTTCCCGTCGCAGACCGACGCTGACCGGTGGCTCGTCCGCAAGGAAGCGGAGATCCTCGACGGCCGGTGGAAGAACCCGGACGACAAGGTTCTCTTCGGGGTGTACGCCGACGCATGGTTCAAGGAGCGCGACTACGCGGCAACCACACGCGAACGCAACGGCAGTGCGCTGCGCCTCCACATCCTGCCGACTTTCGCGAACGTGGTGTTGAGTGAGATCACGACACCGCAGATCCGCCGCTGGCGTGCCGGCCTGCTGGAGTCCGGTGTCGGTGAGCCGACGGTCGCCAAGGCGTATCAGATCCTCCGAGCCATCATGAACACCGCGGTTGACGACGAGGTGATCCAGCGCAACCCCTGCCGCATCAAGGGCGCCGGGGCAGCCAAGACAGCCGAGCGCCCCTTCCTCAAGGTCTCCGAGGTCTTTCAGCTCGCCGAGGCCGTGCCGTCCCGCTTCCGGGTGCTCATCCTCCTGGCAGCCTTCACCGGACTTCGCTTCGGGGAGCTGGCCGCGCTCCAGCGTCATGACGTCGACCTGGAGCGGCGAACCGTCGCCGTGCGGCGTGCGCTGGCGGAAACCCGCACGGACGGCATCCTGCTGAAGACGCCCAAGAGCGCGGCCGGCGTGCGCACCGTGGCCTTCCCGGCCTCGCTGACGGCGGACCTGGCCGCTCATCTCGACGCGTACGCCGAGCCGGGCCGTACCGGGCTGGTGTTCACCGGGGCGCGGGGTGGGCAGCTTCGCCGGAACAACTTCCGGCGCCTGTGGCTGCGGGCCCTGGAGACGACCGGCCTCGGCGACGTGCACTTCCACGATCTGCGCCACACCGGGAACACCCTCGCCGCGACCGGCGGTGCCACGACGCGTGAGCTGATGCAGCGGATGGGGCACTCCTCGGTGCGTGCCGCGCTGATCTATCAGCACCTGGTGAACGGCCGTGACCATGCCATCGCCGCGCACGTCGACGAGCAGATCAGGAAGGTCCGGCCGACAGAGTCCGACGAGGAATCTGGCACGTAA
- a CDS encoding response regulator transcription factor, which translates to MRLILAEDSTLLREGLVRLLAEEGHEVLAAVGDATALLAAVEASPPDVVIADVRMPPTHTDEGLRAALEIRRSRPRVGVLVLSQYVEKRYATELLTADDGGVGYLLKDRVVQVDEFLDALDRVGRGQAAFDPEVVRQLLARSTRSDPLSRLTARERDVLAEMAEGHTNAAIAGRLHVSQSAVEKHINAIFEKLELTGTTGYSRRVLAVLRYLGS; encoded by the coding sequence GTGCGTCTGATCCTTGCCGAGGACTCCACCCTGCTCCGGGAGGGACTGGTGCGGCTGCTCGCGGAGGAGGGCCACGAGGTGCTGGCCGCCGTCGGCGACGCCACCGCGCTGCTGGCGGCCGTGGAGGCGTCACCGCCGGACGTGGTGATCGCCGACGTACGCATGCCGCCCACCCACACCGACGAAGGGCTGCGCGCCGCCCTCGAGATCCGGCGGAGCAGACCGCGGGTCGGGGTGCTGGTGCTGTCCCAGTACGTCGAGAAGCGCTACGCGACCGAGCTCCTCACGGCAGACGACGGAGGAGTGGGCTATCTGCTGAAGGACCGCGTCGTCCAGGTCGACGAGTTCCTCGACGCGCTCGACAGGGTCGGCCGGGGACAGGCGGCGTTCGACCCCGAGGTCGTACGGCAGCTCCTGGCGCGCAGCACCCGCAGCGACCCCCTGTCACGGCTGACCGCACGGGAACGGGACGTCCTGGCCGAGATGGCGGAGGGCCACACCAACGCCGCCATCGCCGGCCGCCTCCACGTCTCGCAGAGCGCGGTCGAGAAACACATCAACGCGATCTTCGAAAAGCTGGAACTGACGGGGACGACCGGCTACTCGCGGCGGGTGCTGGCGGTACTGCGCTACCTCGGGTCGTGA
- a CDS encoding DUF4097 family beta strand repeat-containing protein: protein MTSGLRRHHRRAVRGGVVASGVALLAVGLSGCGSADASEAPVEKKSFALTGTALTIDSDNTDIELVPADVDEVEVTRQVDGWVFLGNGPDATWKMADGTLTLKVKCDAIASDCVARHTVKVPRGTSVTVDDDNGSVTASGFDTALKLRSDNGSVKVTDSSGALELDSENGSVVAERVSGKSVVASSDNGSVRLELTGVPDRVESHSDNGRVEIRLPGAGAPYAVDAKSDNGDVDVAVPTDDNSTHVVKARSDNGEVVVRSAN, encoded by the coding sequence ATGACAAGCGGACTCCGTCGTCATCACCGCCGCGCTGTCCGGGGCGGCGTCGTCGCCTCCGGGGTCGCGCTGCTCGCGGTCGGGCTCTCCGGGTGCGGGAGTGCGGACGCCAGCGAGGCGCCCGTCGAGAAGAAGTCGTTCGCGCTCACCGGGACGGCGCTGACCATCGACTCCGACAACACCGACATCGAGCTCGTGCCCGCCGACGTCGACGAGGTGGAGGTGACCCGGCAGGTCGACGGGTGGGTGTTCCTCGGGAACGGGCCGGACGCCACCTGGAAGATGGCGGACGGGACGCTCACCCTCAAGGTGAAGTGCGACGCCATCGCCAGCGACTGCGTGGCCCGGCACACCGTGAAGGTGCCGCGGGGCACCTCCGTGACCGTGGACGACGACAACGGGAGCGTGACGGCTAGCGGGTTCGACACGGCGTTGAAGCTCCGTTCGGACAACGGGAGCGTGAAGGTCACCGACTCCAGTGGGGCGCTCGAGCTGGACAGCGAGAACGGCAGCGTCGTCGCGGAACGGGTGTCGGGGAAGAGCGTCGTGGCCAGCTCGGACAACGGGTCCGTGCGGCTCGAGCTGACAGGCGTGCCCGACCGGGTGGAGAGCCACAGCGACAACGGGCGGGTCGAGATCAGGTTGCCCGGGGCCGGCGCGCCGTACGCGGTGGACGCCAAGAGCGACAACGGGGACGTCGACGTGGCCGTGCCGACCGACGACAACAGCACTCATGTCGTCAAGGCCCGCAGCGACAACGGCGAAGTCGTGGTGCGCAGCGCGAACTGA
- a CDS encoding excisionase family DNA-binding protein, with translation MNDRLMTVAQAAEVLGTTERFPRRLIAERRIVFVKVGRHVRIPESALVEFISSNTVQPIVTRARFGAVA, from the coding sequence GTGAACGACCGTCTTATGACCGTGGCCCAAGCTGCCGAAGTCCTGGGTACGACTGAGCGGTTTCCTCGTCGGCTCATCGCAGAACGCCGCATCGTCTTCGTCAAGGTGGGACGGCATGTCCGTATCCCTGAAAGCGCGTTGGTCGAGTTCATCTCTAGCAACACGGTCCAGCCGATCGTCACTCGTGCCCGGTTCGGGGCGGTGGCCTGA
- the repSA gene encoding replication initiator protein RepSA produces MTHTATAAGLDPATLDDVLRVAGSPGFDRWKDQIHRTGGCSDPIHLTGWTLAKDKTTGETLRRYSTEHEPDGRLRVACGNRRASRCPTCAYTYAGDTYHLIRAGLAGDESKDIPATVRDHPRVFATLTAPSFGPVHNRPDRGVCRCGTHHAEDDPALGTALDPTTYDYAGTVLFNNHAGQLWQRFTTRLRREIAARAGLSQRELRDTLRVSYGKVAEFQKRGAIHFHAVIRLDGPDGPDTAPPSWATVQVLDDSIRAAVAHSYTSITVPAAGDQPCRPFRWGSQLDIRPIRAFGDGSDITEQAVASYVAKYATKAAESTGSLDRRIGNREVLDLLDVPDHPRRLIEACLDLAPLYPDRKLGAWAHMLGFRGHFSTKSRRYSTTLGTLRQIRADYRAAQDHDALGDPDTVLVLSSWEYAGHGHTPGESALAATIARDIQLNRETAREALAALEGSKL; encoded by the coding sequence GTGACCCACACCGCCACCGCGGCGGGCCTGGACCCGGCCACCCTGGACGATGTCCTCCGGGTGGCCGGGTCCCCCGGCTTCGACCGCTGGAAAGACCAAATCCACCGCACCGGCGGCTGCTCCGACCCGATCCACCTCACCGGCTGGACCCTCGCCAAGGACAAGACCACCGGCGAGACGCTGCGCCGGTACTCGACCGAGCATGAGCCGGACGGACGCCTCCGGGTCGCCTGCGGCAACCGCCGCGCCTCCCGCTGCCCCACCTGCGCCTACACCTACGCCGGAGACACCTACCACCTCATCCGCGCGGGCCTGGCCGGAGACGAGTCCAAAGACATCCCCGCGACTGTCCGCGACCACCCGCGCGTCTTCGCCACGCTCACCGCGCCCTCGTTCGGCCCGGTCCACAACCGTCCGGACCGTGGCGTCTGCCGCTGCGGCACCCACCACGCGGAGGACGACCCTGCCCTGGGCACCGCCCTCGACCCCACCACGTACGACTACGCCGGGACCGTCCTGTTCAACAACCACGCGGGCCAGTTGTGGCAGCGCTTCACCACACGGCTCCGCCGTGAGATCGCCGCCCGCGCCGGACTCTCACAGCGCGAACTCAGAGACACCCTGCGGGTTTCGTACGGCAAGGTCGCCGAGTTCCAGAAGCGCGGAGCGATCCACTTCCACGCCGTGATCCGCCTCGACGGCCCCGACGGCCCCGACACCGCTCCGCCGTCCTGGGCCACGGTGCAGGTGCTCGACGACTCGATCCGTGCTGCGGTCGCCCACTCCTACACCTCGATCACCGTCCCGGCCGCCGGGGACCAGCCCTGCCGGCCTTTCCGCTGGGGCAGCCAGCTCGACATCCGCCCGATCCGCGCATTCGGCGACGGGTCCGACATCACCGAACAGGCCGTCGCCTCCTACGTCGCCAAGTACGCCACCAAAGCCGCCGAGTCGACCGGAAGCCTCGACCGACGCATCGGCAACCGGGAAGTCCTCGACCTCCTGGACGTGCCCGACCACCCCCGCCGCCTCATCGAGGCATGCCTCGACCTCGCCCCGCTCTACCCGGACCGGAAGCTGGGCGCCTGGGCCCACATGCTCGGCTTCCGCGGCCACTTCTCCACCAAATCCCGCCGCTACTCCACCACCCTCGGCACACTGCGCCAGATCCGCGCCGACTACCGCGCCGCCCAGGACCACGACGCCCTCGGCGACCCGGACACCGTCCTCGTCCTCTCCTCCTGGGAGTACGCCGGACACGGCCACACCCCCGGCGAATCCGCCCTCGCCGCCACCATCGCCCGAGACATCCAACTCAACCGCGAAACCGCCCGCGAAGCACTCGCCGCCCTGGAAGGGAGCAAGCTGTGA
- a CDS encoding phosphoribosyltransferase: protein MTTRGEENVVWSGSWVAERLGVSLVGDEGLQKLLGLALRRNPKRAHLLVSNVLGKHVPQQPLVVWRAGHDLGVRVRDLLGTDECRRAVVLGYAETATGLGHAVADGIGLAPYLHSTRRPVEGVATAGGFEESHSHATSHLLLPEDPELLSRPGALVLVDDEFSTGNTVLNTIRDLHARYPRERYVVVALVDMRSTADLGRLDAFAEEIGARVDLVAMASGTVRLPDGVLEKGQALVAEHERAPAEAAATPVPAGTGAPRHTRVELEWPAGVPDGGRHGFTPEHRTALEAALPGMAARISDALGTAPATPAKGGTRRVLVLGNEELMYAPLRLAVALQQNGHAGTDQDAAARTASAQAARTEVYYSTTTRSPVLAVDDPGYAIRTRLVFPAHDDPADGPGERYAYNVAGAGFDAVVAVVDSTADTARLHAPDGLLAQLADHTGHVVLAVVPSYVPGVPGHVPEHHAPEGPERPSMLPQPLRGPAFSSYAPEEVGWLLQDLSEVELEAPTEEREEAIQSGGAHYAESLPVEYQPNERYQQLFETALTASAARIARAVGTVTDTVLAERTPRPVLVSLARAGTPVGALMRRWAQHRHGLDLPHYAVSIVRGRGIDANALRWLAEHHDPADVVFVDGWTGKGAITRELAEALRDFPGFDPEIAVLADPGGCVRTYGTREDFLIPSACLNSTVSGLISRTVLRADLVGPDDFHGAKFYRELAGSDVSGHFLDTVAARFDEVMSAVDADVKELLSADRTPTWEGWRAVERISEEYGIHDVNLVKPGVGETTRVLLRRVPWKILASRGAGADLDHVRLLAEQRGVPVEDVDELPYSCVGLIHPKYTRGATGADGRAVTK, encoded by the coding sequence ATGACGACGAGGGGCGAAGAGAACGTGGTGTGGTCGGGAAGCTGGGTCGCGGAGCGGCTGGGAGTCTCCCTCGTCGGTGACGAGGGACTCCAGAAGCTGCTGGGCCTCGCCCTGCGCCGCAACCCGAAGCGGGCGCACCTGCTCGTGTCGAACGTGCTGGGCAAGCATGTGCCCCAGCAGCCGCTGGTGGTCTGGCGCGCGGGGCACGACCTCGGAGTGCGGGTCCGCGACCTGCTCGGCACGGACGAGTGCCGGCGCGCGGTCGTCCTCGGGTACGCGGAGACCGCGACCGGCCTGGGCCACGCCGTCGCGGACGGCATCGGCCTCGCGCCCTATCTGCACTCCACGCGCCGCCCCGTCGAGGGCGTGGCGACCGCGGGCGGTTTCGAGGAGTCCCACTCGCACGCCACCTCCCACCTCCTGCTGCCCGAGGACCCGGAGCTGCTGAGCCGGCCGGGCGCGCTGGTCCTCGTCGACGACGAGTTCTCCACCGGCAACACCGTCCTCAACACCATCCGTGACCTGCACGCCCGCTACCCGCGTGAGCGGTACGTGGTCGTGGCCCTGGTCGACATGCGTTCCACGGCCGACCTGGGCCGGCTGGACGCCTTCGCCGAGGAGATCGGCGCCCGCGTCGACCTGGTGGCCATGGCCTCCGGCACCGTGCGGCTCCCGGACGGCGTCCTGGAGAAGGGCCAGGCTCTCGTCGCGGAGCACGAGCGGGCACCGGCGGAGGCCGCCGCCACGCCCGTCCCCGCGGGCACCGGCGCGCCCCGGCACACGCGGGTCGAGCTCGAGTGGCCCGCCGGCGTCCCCGACGGGGGCCGGCACGGATTCACGCCCGAGCACCGCACGGCGCTGGAGGCCGCCCTGCCCGGCATGGCGGCCCGGATATCCGACGCCCTCGGCACCGCGCCGGCCACCCCGGCGAAGGGCGGCACGCGCCGGGTCCTGGTCCTCGGCAACGAGGAGCTCATGTACGCACCGCTGCGGCTGGCCGTCGCCCTCCAGCAGAACGGCCACGCCGGGACGGACCAGGACGCGGCGGCGCGGACGGCTTCCGCCCAGGCGGCCCGTACCGAGGTGTACTACTCCACGACCACCCGCTCGCCCGTCCTCGCCGTCGACGACCCCGGCTACGCGATACGCACGCGGCTCGTCTTCCCCGCCCACGACGACCCGGCCGACGGCCCCGGCGAGCGCTACGCGTACAACGTGGCCGGTGCCGGCTTCGACGCCGTCGTCGCCGTCGTCGACTCGACGGCCGACACCGCCCGGCTGCACGCCCCCGACGGCCTGCTGGCCCAGCTCGCCGACCACACCGGGCACGTCGTGCTCGCCGTCGTCCCCAGCTACGTACCGGGAGTCCCCGGCCACGTACCCGAACATCACGCGCCCGAAGGACCTGAAAGGCCCTCCATGCTGCCCCAGCCGCTCCGCGGACCCGCCTTCTCCTCCTACGCGCCGGAGGAGGTCGGCTGGCTGCTCCAGGACCTCTCGGAGGTGGAGCTCGAGGCACCCACGGAGGAGCGCGAGGAAGCCATCCAGAGCGGCGGCGCGCACTACGCCGAGTCGCTGCCGGTCGAGTACCAGCCGAACGAGCGGTACCAGCAGCTGTTCGAGACCGCGCTCACGGCCTCCGCGGCACGCATCGCCCGCGCCGTCGGAACCGTCACCGACACCGTCCTCGCCGAGCGGACGCCGCGCCCCGTGCTCGTCTCGCTGGCCCGCGCCGGCACCCCCGTCGGCGCGCTGATGCGCCGCTGGGCCCAGCACCGGCACGGCCTGGACCTGCCGCACTACGCCGTCTCCATCGTGCGCGGCCGTGGCATCGACGCCAACGCCCTGCGCTGGCTCGCCGAGCACCACGACCCGGCCGACGTCGTCTTCGTCGACGGCTGGACCGGCAAGGGGGCGATCACCCGCGAACTGGCGGAGGCCCTGCGTGACTTCCCAGGTTTCGACCCCGAGATCGCGGTCCTCGCCGACCCGGGCGGCTGTGTGCGTACCTACGGCACCCGCGAGGACTTCCTCATCCCCTCCGCCTGCCTCAACTCCACCGTCTCCGGCCTGATATCGCGCACCGTCCTGCGAGCCGACCTGGTCGGTCCCGACGACTTCCACGGCGCGAAGTTCTACCGCGAACTCGCCGGTTCCGACGTCTCCGGCCACTTCCTCGACACCGTCGCCGCCCGCTTCGACGAGGTCATGTCCGCCGTGGACGCCGACGTCAAGGAACTGCTGTCCGCGGACCGCACCCCCACCTGGGAAGGCTGGCGCGCCGTGGAGCGCATCAGCGAGGAGTACGGCATCCACGACGTCAACCTCGTCAAGCCCGGCGTCGGTGAGACCACGCGCGTCCTGCTGCGCCGCGTCCCCTGGAAGATCCTCGCGAGCCGCGGCGCCGGCGCCGACCTCGACCACGTACGGCTGCTGGCCGAGCAGCGCGGCGTACCGGTCGAGGACGTCGACGAACTCCCCTACAGCTGTGTCGGGTTGATCCACCCCAAGTACACCCGCGGTGCCACCGGTGCCGACGGCAGGGCGGTGACGAAGTGA
- a CDS encoding sensor histidine kinase, whose product MKALAVQGTRYAVGLLLGTLTAVVELLFALLGGLVLLLVLAWPRGRPAVRRPLGGIATRLAHVERRRLARFLGARISSSYGSGHAARYVVARWPLGLLGGLVIFCVLLGLLYAGYAALGWTVDDIEYPWAVAGTGLIGLFLVFLAAQSVFGLALLEGHLARRLLGPSHHDELERRIAQLATTRAGMMDAVDGERRRIERDLHDGVQQRLVALGMLLGRARRSRDPDRAAQLLLQAHEESRRALAELRDVAWRIYPTVLDEAGLRAALETVAERTPLPVHLAYDVQEPPGSRQVETVAYFVVCESVTNVVKHAGATRIAVSLRRDGPKLALRVEDDGVGGADPAGGGLTGLASRVAALDGRFRVDSPAGGPTTVTAELPCV is encoded by the coding sequence ATGAAGGCACTGGCGGTGCAGGGCACCCGGTACGCGGTGGGACTTCTCCTCGGCACCCTGACCGCCGTGGTGGAGCTGCTCTTCGCGCTGCTCGGCGGACTCGTCCTGCTGCTGGTCCTCGCCTGGCCGCGCGGCCGGCCCGCTGTGCGGCGGCCGCTGGGCGGCATCGCCACCCGCCTCGCCCACGTCGAGCGGCGCAGGCTCGCCCGGTTCCTCGGGGCGCGCATCTCCTCCTCGTACGGCAGCGGACACGCCGCGCGGTACGTCGTCGCCCGCTGGCCGCTCGGGCTGCTCGGCGGGCTCGTGATCTTCTGCGTGCTGCTCGGCCTGCTGTACGCGGGATACGCCGCGCTGGGCTGGACCGTCGACGACATCGAGTACCCGTGGGCGGTCGCCGGGACCGGCCTGATCGGACTGTTCCTCGTCTTCCTCGCCGCCCAGAGCGTCTTCGGACTCGCCCTGCTCGAAGGCCATCTGGCCCGCCGGCTCCTCGGTCCGAGCCACCACGACGAACTGGAACGGCGCATCGCCCAACTGGCCACCACCCGCGCAGGGATGATGGACGCCGTCGACGGCGAACGCCGCCGCATCGAACGGGACCTCCACGACGGCGTCCAGCAGCGGCTCGTCGCCCTCGGCATGCTCCTCGGCCGTGCCCGCCGCAGCCGCGATCCCGACCGCGCCGCCCAGCTCCTCCTCCAGGCCCACGAGGAGAGCCGCCGCGCCCTCGCCGAACTGCGCGACGTCGCCTGGCGCATCTATCCGACCGTGCTGGACGAGGCGGGACTGCGCGCCGCCCTGGAGACCGTCGCGGAACGCACTCCGCTGCCCGTGCACCTCGCGTACGACGTCCAGGAGCCGCCCGGGTCCCGGCAGGTCGAGACCGTTGCCTACTTCGTCGTCTGCGAGTCCGTCACCAACGTCGTGAAGCACGCGGGCGCCACCCGCATCGCCGTCTCCCTGCGCCGCGACGGCCCGAAGCTCGCGCTGCGCGTCGAGGACGACGGGGTGGGCGGCGCGGACCCCGCCGGGGGCGGACTGACCGGCCTGGCGAGCCGGGTCGCCGCACTCGACGGCCGCTTCCGGGTCGACAGCCCGGCCGGCGGCCCCACCACCGTCACCGCGGAGCTGCCGTGCGTCTGA
- a CDS encoding zinc ribbon domain-containing protein → MPRYEFRCRTCGDTFEVNRPMAESSAPANCPEGHDDTVKLLSAVAVGGTKSAAPAPSGGGGGGGCCGGGCCG, encoded by the coding sequence ATGCCTCGTTATGAATTCCGCTGCCGGACCTGCGGCGACACCTTCGAAGTGAACCGCCCCATGGCCGAGTCCTCCGCCCCCGCGAACTGCCCGGAGGGCCACGACGACACCGTGAAGCTCCTCTCCGCGGTCGCCGTCGGCGGCACGAAGTCCGCCGCGCCCGCGCCGAGCGGTGGTGGCGGTGGCGGTGGCTGCTGCGGAGGCGGCTGCTGCGGCTGA